A DNA window from Plasmodium brasilianum strain Bolivian I chromosome 12, whole genome shotgun sequence contains the following coding sequences:
- a CDS encoding HSP20-like chaperone, translating into MSSIINYSKFDKIDVSSSDDENKNRKPHVTTLCHNDKVVIGPSGLTILKNNEDQMQNDEVTKVTNESGNERVVNDKPIKSVRKDDAYNGNAIITHTANNNDEGNENKGSLINENLLKNMVINGGVVPYKYIWNQSKHDINGYIVLPLHCKAKSLVVQIYEDKLIIKRNKNEKTLNNKNKSNEINSLDNFEILINKYFSFKINMNEDTQLWEIKNMKINWNSLFHLSNKINNQNANFDFVHNRDDKEETFLYISLKKKNEIENAYIWWASLFKNEEQINISSLPSRISTNKNNNSTSFKNLWNEAHENFKKNIAKKGLPFPVGP; encoded by the coding sequence ATGAGTAGCATAATTAACTATTCAAAGTTTGATAAAATAGACGTAAGCTCATCAGATgacgaaaataaaaatagaaaaccTCATGTAACCACATTATGTCACAATGACAAAGTAGTAATTGGGCCAAGTGGATTaacaattttgaaaaataacgAGGATCAGATGCAAAATGATGAGGTAACAAAAGTTACGAACGAGTCAGGAAACGAACGTGTTGTTAATGATAAACCAATTAAAAGTGTGAGAAAGGATGATGCCTATAATGGTAATGCTATCATTACACACACTGccaataataatgatgaaggGAATGAAAATAAAGGCAGCTTGATTAATGAGaaccttttaaaaaatatggtaaTAAATGGAGGAGTTGTtccatataaatatatttggaaTCAGTCAAAACATGATATTAATGGTTATATAGTTTTACCATTACATTGTAAAGCTAAATCATTAgtagtacaaatatatgaagaCAAATTGATTatcaaaagaaataaaaatgagaaaacattaaataataaaaacaaaagtaaCGAGATTAATTCGTTAGATAATTtcgaaatattaattaataaatatttttcatttaaaataaatatgaatgaaGATACACAACTATGGGAAATaaagaatatgaaaataaattggAATTCCCTTTTTCACTTatctaataaaataaataatcaaaatGCAAACTTTGATTTTGTACACAATAGAGATGATAAAGAAGAaacctttttatatatttcattaaaaaaaaaaaatgaaattgaaAATGCTTACATTTGGTGGGCAAgtctatttaaaaatgaggaacaaataaatatatcgaGTTTACCATCTCGTATTTCgactaataaaaataacaatagcacatcctttaaaaatttatggaaTGAAGCACacgaaaattttaaaaaaaacatagcTAAAAAGGGCCTTCCCTTTCCGGTCGGCCCGTGA
- a CDS encoding SNARE protein yields the protein MSDIFFYSEEIDNLLEDYRKLLNELQNELDKNGDKTSKYSEDINFINERIKTAKDAYFIEVRNLPEYEQNNYILKIKGKMSILEDLHMQFEFIKSKLIYEKKEANNKNKETQKVRIVTPKDIEIRGDHIQDETQESIIRMKMMVDESEQITRDAAIKLESQNEKLQKVKDKVEDVDINVSSAKETLKEIAKEAVTDSTDYEGVEVYLYLILFFNIV from the exons atgagtGACATATTTTTCTACTCTGAAGAGATTGATAACTTATTGGAAGACtatagaaaattattaaatgaattacAAAACGAATTGGATAAAAATGGGGATAAGACAAGTAAATATTCCgaagatataaattttataaatgaacGAATAAAAACAGCTAAGGAtgcatattttattgaaGTTCGTAACTTACCAGAATATGAacagaataattatattttaaaaattaaagggAAAATGTCTATTTTAGAAGATTTACATATGCAatttgaatttataaaaagtaaattaatatatgaaaagaaGGAAgcaaataacaaaaataaggAAACACAAAAAGTGAGAATTGTGACGCCAAAAGATATAGAAATAAGAGGAGATCATATTCAGGACGAAACACAAGAATCTATTATTCGTATGAAAATGATGGTGGACGAATCAGAACAAATAACAAGAGATGCTGCAATTAAATTGGAATCACAAAATGAGAAAttacaaaaagtaaaagacAAAGTAGAAGATGTTGATATAAATGTGTCTAGTGCAAAAGAAactttaaaagaaatagcAAAGGAGGCAGTTACCGATAG TACCGATTATGAGGGTGTAGAAGTATATCTTTACttgatacttttttttaatatagtatAA
- a CDS encoding Appr-1-p processing domain protein gives MQWIKICFFFKLTEKGTFLHSSLFNPFLRNFKTNKNVSINKLIRKKKIRSHELHSIEDIEPLLQEKQHDVFQNYPTIKNMNKIIDVQSIPIFKKNENPYSILNKIALHFGDLSYLKGDVAVNGTNKMFELMKEGNGYDCSGNFLKTCGDSLFNDIKNIRDQNKDKDLLITKGHKSAYKYIIHTVEPYYNETTKLKKCYKDVLLAAKNNSFKTVVFPLLGSGISLFKKHDVVISCLEGIYEFLKEKDNFISVDKVVICTINDTYWMLLRDSIPLYLDENTN, from the exons ATGCAATGGATAAagatttgttttttttttaagttaacTGAGAAAGGTACTTTCCTTCATAGCTCATTATTTAATCCATTTTTACGCAATTtcaaaacaaataaaaatgtgagtattaacaaattaataagaaagaagaaaataagaagCCACGAATTACACAGTATAGAAGATATAGAACCCCTGTTACAAGAGAAACAACATGATGTTTTTCAAAACTATCCTACTATTAagaatatgaataaaattatagaCGTACAGAGTattcctatttttaaaaaaaatgagaaccCATAcagtattttaaataaaatagctCTACATTTTGGAG aCTTATCATACCTAAAGGGTGATGTGGCTGTAAATGGAACAAACAAGATGTTTGAATTAATGAAAGAAGGTAACGGTTATGACTGTTCAggtaattttttgaaaacatGTGGTGATTCTTTgtttaatgatataaaaaatattcgaGATCAAAATAAAGACAAAGATTTATTGATAACAAAAGGGCACAAGagtgcatataaatatattatacatactgTGGAACCATATTACAATGAaacaacaaaattaaaaaagtgcTATAAAGATGTCTTATTAGctgcaaaaaataattcttttaaaactGTTGTTTTCCCATTACTTGGTAGTGGTAttagtttatttaaaaaacatgaTGTTGTTATAAGTTGTTTAGAAGGAATATATGAAttcttaaaagaaaaagataattttatttcagtTGATAAAGTAGTTATATGTACCATTAATGATACATACTGGATGCTTTTACGAGATTCAATACCATTATATTTGGATGAAAATACCAATTAG